Proteins encoded within one genomic window of Candidatus Zixiibacteriota bacterium:
- a CDS encoding N-acetyltransferase, which yields MASSIIAASAVIGANTRLGEFCVVGENVRIGTGCVIGHHVVIHDDSVIGDNVRIDDGTVIGKNPMKAANSAVTKDQQLPACTIDRDCIIGTNVVIYRGCGIGRKVLIADLSTVRENVTIDRFTIVGRGVAIENFCKIGKYVKLETNVYITAYSEVGDRVFVAPCVATSNDNYVGRTEERFKHFKGVTIKRGARLGVHSTILPGKTIGEDTLVAAAALVTADTTPKKIVAGIPAKPFRDVPEEQLLDNQGWKDE from the coding sequence ATGGCATCTTCGATAATCGCCGCATCCGCCGTGATCGGCGCAAACACCCGTCTGGGTGAGTTCTGTGTAGTCGGCGAAAACGTCAGGATCGGCACCGGCTGCGTGATCGGGCACCATGTCGTGATTCATGACGACAGCGTGATCGGTGACAATGTCCGTATCGATGACGGTACCGTCATCGGTAAAAATCCGATGAAAGCCGCCAATTCAGCCGTAACCAAAGACCAACAGCTTCCCGCTTGTACCATTGACCGCGACTGCATTATCGGCACCAATGTCGTTATTTATCGCGGTTGCGGGATCGGTCGCAAGGTGCTTATTGCCGACCTGTCGACCGTACGCGAGAATGTCACTATCGACCGTTTCACGATCGTTGGTCGCGGAGTCGCCATCGAGAACTTCTGTAAAATCGGCAAATACGTCAAACTCGAAACCAACGTCTATATTACCGCATACTCCGAAGTAGGGGACCGCGTGTTCGTCGCTCCGTGCGTGGCCACCTCCAACGACAATTACGTCGGTCGTACTGAAGAGCGGTTCAAACACTTCAAGGGAGTGACGATCAAGCGCGGCGCCCGTCTCGGCGTTCACAGCACGATCCTGCCCGGCAAGACGATTGGCGAAGATACGCTGGTAGCGGCGGCGGCATTGGTGACTGCCGATACGACGCCGAAGAAAATCGTTGCCGGCATCCCGGCCAAACCTTTCCGGGATGTCCCCGAAGAACAGCTTCTGGACAATCAGGGCTGGAAGGATGAGTAA
- a CDS encoding Gfo/Idh/MocA family oxidoreductase, protein MKNLAIAGVGAWGKNLLRNFYNLGGGSLVLACDQDEGRRKWVKATYPGVDATADYNDIIKRDDIEAVVIATPPAAHFEMAMAAIEAGKDVFVEKPLVLSVTDGEKLVEAAEKANRIVMVGHIMVYHPCTLYLRKQIDDGNLGKIYYLYASRVNLGKVRDIENALWSFAPHDISIILYLLGKDPVRVTSTGSAYLQPGIEDVVFTTLHFGDGTMAHIHVSWLDPHKDRKLVVVGSKKMVEFDDSQAAEKIRLYDKGVDTKQDYNTYGEYLAIRTGDIIIPQIKASEPLAEECKHFLQCIEKRERPRSDGVEGLRVLKVLDAAQKSLEAGGAPVSIS, encoded by the coding sequence ATGAAGAACCTCGCGATAGCAGGAGTGGGCGCCTGGGGCAAGAACCTCCTGCGGAACTTCTATAATCTCGGCGGTGGTTCGCTGGTCCTGGCCTGTGATCAGGATGAGGGTCGACGAAAATGGGTCAAGGCGACCTATCCCGGTGTGGATGCTACAGCCGATTACAACGACATTATTAAACGTGACGATATCGAAGCGGTCGTGATCGCCACGCCGCCGGCCGCCCATTTTGAGATGGCCATGGCTGCGATCGAAGCCGGCAAGGATGTTTTTGTCGAAAAGCCGCTGGTTTTATCCGTGACCGACGGCGAGAAACTGGTCGAAGCAGCCGAAAAAGCCAACCGTATTGTCATGGTCGGCCATATCATGGTCTACCATCCTTGTACGCTATACCTGCGCAAGCAGATTGACGACGGCAATCTCGGCAAGATTTACTATCTATATGCCAGCCGCGTCAATCTCGGCAAAGTACGCGATATCGAAAACGCGCTCTGGTCGTTCGCACCGCACGATATCTCGATCATTCTCTATTTGCTCGGCAAAGATCCGGTACGGGTAACCTCGACCGGCTCTGCTTATCTCCAGCCGGGGATCGAGGATGTGGTTTTCACGACGCTGCATTTCGGCGACGGCACCATGGCTCATATCCATGTTTCCTGGCTCGATCCGCATAAGGATCGCAAGCTGGTGGTGGTCGGCTCGAAAAAAATGGTGGAGTTCGATGACTCCCAGGCCGCCGAAAAAATCCGTCTCTACGACAAGGGTGTCGATACCAAGCAGGATTACAACACGTACGGTGAATACCTGGCCATCCGGACCGGCGACATCATCATACCGCAGATCAAAGCGAGTGAGCCTTTGGCCGAGGAGTGCAAGCATTTCCTGCAGTGTATCGAGAAACGGGAACGACCTCGTTCCGACGGAGTAGAAGGACTCAGAGTCCTCAAAGTGCTCGATGCGGCCCAGAAGTCACTCGAGGCCGGCGGGGCGCCGGTGTCGATCAGCTAG
- a CDS encoding Wzz/FepE/Etk N-terminal domain-containing protein, giving the protein MSQEGTTNLWRLLEVLARRKRFILTTVIVVTLAALAVSLVLPKYYKARSLLLPPKDTSLPVAGLSLLSDVVSVTKGLNLPVMVTTSDVYARMLSSRRIIEPVIANCLSYEQLDARNADEAIKNFLDNSGYEVTEEGLLEITYEDRDPELAARVVNALVEQLDKVNREIATSRARENRSFIEERLDQVRRELDSSRAALEQFQNRYKTVDFDEQIRLATEQAIQLKIRLAETELSLQMMSDKYGPDNTDLKDLKRRREVLLGQIEQLETSNADSSFFSLPIADVPALRGEFEKLYSRVKVNEGLYQTLLSQHEQAKIQENEELPTITILDRAEAPRVKSWPKRAYIVLAAFAVSLVVSILLAAFFEYLTALSVSHPDDYRRAVIFLAAFFGWLPSVKRMKQSLP; this is encoded by the coding sequence ATGAGCCAGGAAGGCACTACTAATCTCTGGCGTTTGCTGGAAGTGCTCGCTCGCCGCAAGCGGTTCATTCTGACGACCGTAATCGTGGTCACCTTGGCGGCGCTGGCGGTATCGTTGGTTCTCCCCAAATACTACAAAGCCAGGTCGCTGCTGTTGCCTCCCAAGGATACTTCTCTTCCGGTCGCCGGATTGAGTCTGTTGTCGGATGTGGTTTCGGTCACCAAGGGGCTTAACCTGCCGGTGATGGTGACGACTTCCGATGTCTATGCCCGGATGCTGTCATCGAGGCGGATCATCGAGCCGGTAATCGCTAACTGTCTTTCCTACGAACAACTCGATGCTCGCAACGCTGATGAAGCGATCAAGAATTTTCTCGATAATTCCGGTTACGAGGTAACCGAAGAGGGCTTGCTGGAAATTACCTACGAGGATCGCGACCCGGAACTGGCGGCGCGTGTGGTCAATGCCCTGGTTGAGCAGCTGGACAAGGTCAACCGGGAAATTGCAACTTCCCGCGCCAGGGAAAACCGTTCCTTTATCGAGGAACGCCTTGACCAGGTTCGGCGCGAGCTGGATTCTTCGCGTGCGGCTCTTGAGCAATTCCAGAATCGGTATAAGACGGTCGATTTCGATGAACAAATTCGCCTGGCTACCGAGCAGGCGATTCAGCTCAAAATCCGTCTGGCCGAAACCGAGTTGAGTCTTCAGATGATGTCCGATAAATACGGCCCCGACAATACCGATCTCAAAGACTTAAAACGGCGGCGTGAGGTGTTGCTCGGTCAGATCGAACAACTCGAAACCTCCAACGCCGATTCTTCGTTCTTCTCGCTCCCGATTGCCGACGTCCCCGCTCTGCGGGGTGAGTTCGAAAAACTTTACAGTCGGGTGAAGGTTAACGAAGGCCTCTATCAGACTTTACTGAGTCAACATGAACAGGCCAAGATCCAGGAGAACGAGGAGCTCCCTACGATTACGATTCTCGATCGCGCCGAAGCTCCCCGGGTTAAAAGCTGGCCCAAGCGGGCGTATATCGTCTTGGCGGCTTTTGCCGTTTCGCTGGTGGTTTCGATTCTCCTGGCGGCCTTTTTTGAATACCTGACCGCTCTGAGCGTGTCTCATCCCGACGACTATCGGAGAGCGGTCATTTTCCTGGCGGCTTTCTTCGGATGGCTGCCTTCCGTAAAACGTATGAAACAATCTTTACCATAA
- a CDS encoding SLBB domain-containing protein has protein sequence MGADDSLAGTWMENYRYYDEPIDPDLYLIRPGEKLTVTFIRTKLGEIDLEVGPDGAIVHQSLGVIDLGGKTLSQARALLIPELKRQFNAEQITVAVSDPVLIAVTVTGAVDKPGLYKLFTSQRVSEAIEMAGGLAWGASSRNIILSGGPVPVHVDLDLARYAGDNSLNPCLYAGDAILVPDKSSDRVQVVGEVNRPREIELLPGDDLTQLITLAGGFRSSADSSRVRIIANGSGSSTNDRVSPGTVIEIPAVAELHPMLTIYGAVNQTGRFDYAEGSTVGKLIEQAGGMMTDANRDQLTVFRRAGVDEWGRITRTRYPVTSAYMGSSGILEMKLMPDDSVFVPFNVGFVKVSGEVLNPGRFPYVAGKDAAFYITAAGDFLPRADRNRINVLNRVARVTSTISPGVLVHDGDELVVQVKEEYR, from the coding sequence GTGACTTTTATCCGGACCAAACTCGGGGAGATTGACCTCGAGGTAGGACCCGACGGAGCTATCGTACACCAGAGTCTCGGCGTAATTGATCTGGGCGGCAAAACCTTATCTCAAGCCCGGGCGCTATTGATACCGGAGTTAAAACGGCAATTCAACGCTGAACAGATTACTGTTGCCGTCTCCGATCCGGTGCTGATTGCCGTCACGGTAACCGGCGCCGTAGACAAACCGGGGCTTTACAAGCTGTTCACTTCACAGCGTGTGTCCGAGGCCATTGAAATGGCCGGCGGACTTGCCTGGGGTGCTTCGAGCCGCAATATCATTTTGTCGGGTGGGCCTGTTCCTGTCCATGTCGACCTTGATCTGGCTCGCTATGCCGGTGACAACAGCCTCAATCCCTGCCTCTATGCCGGCGATGCGATTCTCGTCCCGGATAAATCCTCCGATCGAGTTCAGGTGGTTGGCGAAGTCAACCGCCCGCGTGAAATCGAACTTCTACCGGGTGATGATCTGACTCAGTTGATTACTCTTGCGGGAGGTTTTCGTAGCAGCGCCGACAGCAGTCGGGTAAGGATAATCGCCAACGGTTCCGGTTCGAGCACTAATGACCGCGTCAGTCCCGGCACGGTGATCGAGATTCCTGCCGTGGCTGAGTTGCACCCGATGCTTACTATCTACGGCGCCGTGAATCAAACGGGCAGGTTCGACTACGCGGAAGGCTCGACGGTGGGGAAATTGATCGAGCAGGCCGGTGGTATGATGACCGATGCCAACCGCGATCAATTGACGGTATTTCGGCGTGCCGGGGTCGATGAATGGGGAAGAATAACTCGTACCCGCTACCCGGTCACCAGCGCCTATATGGGATCTTCAGGTATTCTGGAGATGAAACTCATGCCCGATGACTCAGTGTTCGTGCCGTTCAACGTCGGGTTTGTCAAGGTCTCCGGTGAAGTTCTTAATCCCGGAAGATTTCCTTATGTCGCTGGTAAGGATGCCGCCTTTTATATCACCGCCGCAGGAGATTTTTTGCCCCGGGCCGACCGGAATCGAATCAATGTCCTTAACCGGGTAGCACGGGTGACATCCACCATCTCACCCGGTGTTCTGGTCCACGACGGCGATGAATTGGTGGTTCAGGTGAAAGAGGAGTATCGATGA